Proteins from a genomic interval of Lolium perenne isolate Kyuss_39 chromosome 1, Kyuss_2.0, whole genome shotgun sequence:
- the LOC127304700 gene encoding probable calcium-binding protein CML8: MTSYYRGQEASAGMPGGYRKERGGRKRLTAQKRKEIKEAFDLFDTDGSGTIDPRELNVAMRALGFEMTPEQINQMIAEVDKDGSGTIDLDEFVHMMTDKMGERDARDELHKAFRIIDQDGNGKISDVDIQRLAIEAGEHFTLDEVREMIQAADENGDGEIDMEEFMKMMKRTNFGTGF; the protein is encoded by the exons ATG ACGAGCTATTACAGAGGCCAGGAGGCTTCCGCTGGCATGCCCGGTGGCTACAGGAAAGAAAGGGGCGGCCGCAAGCGTCTGACGGCGCAGAAGAGGAAAGAAATCAAAGAAGCCTTTGATCTCTTCGACACCGATGGCTCCG GCACCATTGATCCCAGGGAGCTCAACGTTGCGATGAG AGCTTTGGGGTTCGAGATGACACCTGAG caaATCAACCAGATGATCGCGGAGGTGGACAAGGACGGCAGCGGGACGATCGACCTAGACGAGTTCGTGCACATGATGACGGACAAGATGGGCGAGAGGGACGCCCGGGACGAGCTGCACAAGGCCTTCCGGATCATCGACCAGGACGGAAAC GGGAAGATTTCAGACGTGGATATCCAGCGGCTCGCCATCGAGGCCGGCGAGCACTTCACGCTCGATGAGGTCAGGGAGATGATCCAAGCCGCGGACGAAAACG GTGACGGTGAGATCGACATGGAGGAgttcatgaagatgatgaagcggACGAACTTCGGGACCGGGTTTTAG